A DNA window from Candidatus Roseilinea sp. contains the following coding sequences:
- a CDS encoding DNA-binding response regulator, giving the protein MGGFSSCPKVAAGRPSVLVVDDDAFSREGVCAYLKQEGFTVYEAGDDAGARLLIPRIQLDAAVLDISIPPAMGTRARPEHSLGIHLARHLKEINPRIGIVLFSAYEDRGRDVLALLDLGLGGMAYKLKGCRPAALLEALRVVLDGGVAIDPDVTNPHDLADELLRRLSSEERLFIESALKYVHHLTPRELHVADGLAASQTLEGIAERLQLAVKTVERYVGQVYSKLGLSAAPAHLRKSSLLTKAWLIRSLRNTTPPSP; this is encoded by the coding sequence ATGGGCGGGTTTTCATCTTGTCCCAAAGTCGCGGCCGGACGCCCCAGTGTGTTGGTGGTGGATGATGACGCCTTCAGCCGCGAAGGCGTCTGCGCCTACCTGAAGCAAGAGGGCTTCACCGTCTACGAGGCCGGCGACGACGCCGGCGCGCGACTGCTGATCCCCCGCATCCAACTTGACGCCGCCGTGCTCGACATTTCCATCCCTCCGGCCATGGGCACCCGCGCCCGCCCCGAACACAGCCTGGGCATTCACCTGGCCCGCCATCTCAAAGAGATCAATCCCCGAATCGGCATTGTGCTCTTCTCTGCCTACGAAGACCGGGGGCGTGACGTGCTTGCGTTGCTCGATCTGGGCCTGGGCGGAATGGCCTACAAGCTCAAGGGCTGCCGGCCGGCGGCCTTGCTCGAAGCCTTGCGCGTGGTGTTAGACGGGGGCGTGGCGATTGACCCCGATGTCACCAACCCGCACGATCTGGCCGATGAACTCCTCCGTCGTTTGAGCAGCGAGGAGCGCCTGTTCATCGAATCCGCCCTCAAGTATGTGCATCATCTGACGCCTCGCGAGTTGCACGTGGCCGACGGCCTGGCGGCCTCGCAAACGCTAGAGGGCATTGCTGAGCGCTTACAACTCGCCGTCAAAACTGTCGAGCGCTATGTCGGCCAGGTCTATAGCAAGCTGGGCCTGAGCGCGGCCCCGGCCCATTTGCGCAAATCCAGCCTGCTCACCAAAGCCTGGCTGATCCGCAGCCTGCGCAACACCACGCCGCCTTCGCCCTAG
- a CDS encoding RNA polymerase sigma factor, whose amino-acid sequence MGLYLKEIGRVPLLTAPQEVDLAQRMERGREARERLQSDPNLTPEERERLEMLVEDGMAAREHLINANSRLVISVAKKYIGRGVPFLDLIQEGNIGLIRAAKKFDWRRGHKFSTYATWWIRQAVTRAIADQGRTIRVPVHMGDQINRLLRASHQLTQELGRDPTVAELAEALNVTVRKAEQMIQVARRPISLETPTDDEEESVLGDFIPDEDSPAPVEMVTNQMLREQLADILDTLPPREVRILQLRYGLLDGETYTLEEVGRKLGVTRERVRQIEAQALSRLRLPAHARKLRDFLKE is encoded by the coding sequence GTGGGCCTGTATCTGAAAGAGATCGGTCGCGTGCCGTTGCTCACGGCGCCGCAGGAAGTGGACCTCGCCCAGCGCATGGAGCGCGGCCGCGAAGCCCGCGAGCGACTCCAGTCTGACCCGAACCTGACGCCGGAAGAGCGCGAACGTCTGGAGATGTTGGTCGAAGACGGCATGGCAGCGCGTGAGCATCTCATCAACGCTAACTCTCGGCTGGTCATCAGCGTGGCGAAGAAATACATCGGCCGCGGCGTGCCGTTCCTGGATTTGATTCAGGAGGGCAACATCGGCCTGATCCGAGCGGCCAAGAAATTTGATTGGCGTCGCGGTCATAAGTTCAGCACGTATGCCACTTGGTGGATTCGCCAGGCCGTCACGCGCGCGATTGCCGATCAAGGCCGCACCATTCGCGTGCCGGTGCACATGGGCGACCAGATCAACCGTCTGCTGCGCGCCAGTCACCAGTTGACACAAGAGCTTGGCCGTGACCCCACAGTGGCTGAATTGGCCGAGGCGTTGAACGTGACCGTGCGCAAGGCTGAGCAGATGATCCAGGTTGCTCGCCGACCGATCAGCCTGGAGACGCCGACCGATGACGAGGAAGAGAGCGTGCTCGGCGACTTCATCCCGGATGAGGACAGCCCGGCGCCGGTTGAGATGGTGACGAATCAGATGCTGCGCGAGCAACTGGCCGATATCCTCGACACGCTGCCGCCGCGCGAAGTGCGCATCCTGCAGTTGCGCTATGGCCTGCTCGACGGCGAGACATACACGCTCGAAGAAGTGGGCCGCAAGCTCGGTGTGACGCGCGAGCGCGTCCGGCAAATCGAAGCTCAGGCCCTCAGCCGATTGCGTCTGCCAGCGCATGCCCGCAAGCTGCGCGACTTCCTGAAAGAATAG
- the clpX gene encoding ATP-dependent Clp protease ATP-binding subunit ClpX, whose protein sequence is MPKPGSPVNHCSFCGKSELHVNRLIAGPRNVFICDECVQMCQDILDGERRAARENRTAPAGGAPLASPAPRVICKHLDEYVVGQERAKRALAVAVYNHYKRIENKGRFADVEIGKSNVLLVGPTGSGKTYLAQTLAKLLDVPFCIADATALTEAGYVGEDVETILVRLIQAADGDVRRAQRGIVYIDELDKIARKSADNPSITRDVSGEGVQQALLKIIEGSIVYVPPDGGRKHPQAEMLQIDTSDILFICGGTFEGLSQVIGERIGARRRMGLPAYTSGAPKVRRDAELLRHVNQEDLMRYGFIPELVGRLPVLITLDALDHQGLIEVLTRPRNSIIKQYQRLLSLDGVELTFTNEALNAVADEAIQSGSGARALRAIIERVLLDVMYEIPSRRDVRRVVVDVAAVRGQSAPKLYDQSGRLIGGELDKAA, encoded by the coding sequence ATGCCCAAGCCTGGTTCGCCCGTCAATCACTGCTCGTTCTGCGGCAAGAGCGAATTGCACGTCAACCGGCTGATCGCCGGTCCGCGCAACGTGTTCATTTGCGATGAGTGCGTGCAGATGTGCCAGGACATCCTGGACGGCGAGCGGCGGGCGGCGCGCGAAAACCGAACTGCACCGGCGGGCGGCGCGCCCCTGGCTTCGCCGGCGCCGCGCGTGATCTGCAAACATCTCGATGAATATGTGGTCGGTCAAGAGAGGGCCAAACGCGCGCTTGCCGTTGCGGTCTATAACCACTACAAGCGCATCGAGAACAAGGGGCGTTTCGCCGATGTCGAGATCGGCAAGAGCAACGTGCTGCTCGTCGGACCCACCGGCAGCGGCAAGACCTATCTGGCCCAAACGCTGGCCAAGCTGCTGGACGTGCCGTTTTGCATTGCCGATGCGACGGCGCTCACCGAAGCCGGCTATGTGGGCGAAGATGTGGAGACCATCCTCGTCCGCCTGATCCAGGCCGCCGATGGCGACGTGCGCCGCGCCCAACGCGGCATCGTCTACATTGACGAACTGGATAAGATCGCCCGTAAGTCTGCCGACAACCCCAGCATCACCCGCGACGTGTCCGGCGAAGGCGTGCAACAAGCCCTCCTCAAGATCATCGAAGGTAGCATCGTCTATGTGCCGCCGGACGGCGGTCGCAAGCATCCACAGGCTGAGATGCTGCAGATAGACACGAGCGACATCCTGTTCATTTGCGGCGGCACATTTGAAGGCCTGTCGCAGGTGATCGGCGAACGCATCGGCGCAAGGCGGCGCATGGGATTGCCCGCCTACACGTCCGGCGCGCCTAAGGTCCGCCGTGACGCAGAGCTTTTGCGCCATGTCAATCAAGAAGACCTCATGCGATACGGGTTCATCCCCGAACTCGTCGGACGCTTACCGGTGCTGATCACGCTTGATGCGCTCGACCATCAGGGATTGATTGAAGTGCTGACTCGCCCGCGGAACTCGATCATCAAGCAGTATCAGCGGCTGCTCAGCCTGGATGGCGTGGAGCTCACCTTCACAAACGAGGCGTTGAACGCCGTGGCCGATGAGGCGATCCAGAGCGGCAGCGGCGCGCGCGCTTTGCGCGCGATCATTGAGCGCGTCTTGCTCGACGTGATGTACGAAATCCCGTCGCGCCGCGACGTGCGGCGCGTCGTGGTTGATGTCGCGGCGGTTCGCGGCCAGTCCGCGCCCAAGCTCTACGATCAAAGTGGGCGCCTGATCGGCGGCGAGCTGGACAAAGCCGCCTAG
- a CDS encoding O-antigen polymerase, whose product MASTSLLGARAHRLLLIALCALAGLTVGALAALINPLVLIGLTVTAPLSLWLISSVPRALLALVVVIGLLPRFALPARLGFTPTFLDLSLVGLVIAWAIHQLGARRGLPLRRTPISLPVLLLTLVALATFIIGLPNGALTPLVLRRFAELVLSLLMSLLIIAVLRGLSAQEQLVRWMLWIGALSAAIGIALYVIPDDLAIQALSALRPFGYPTGPGVLRFIRDDPALMQRATGLWIDPNAFGGYLLVTGALGLPQLFSPRPVMRRGWVGLCLLLIGGALVLTASRGAMLGFALVVGLMGVLRYRRLLILLAIVLTLALVLPQTRELVQHFAEGFQGRDLATQMRFGEYKDALRLIERYPALGVGFVDAPDVDLYIGVSSMYLLIAQQMGLLGVAMFASVIVALFSGAARAWPAMARDARAAAVFLGAHGAVVGALFSGIFDHYFFNIDFHNSVTLFWVMIALAVSSQLLKQGETAAGRSDPLEPAIRRLSGSSGPAVAMGVAQIWDRPGWRR is encoded by the coding sequence ATGGCTTCCACCTCACTGCTCGGCGCGCGCGCGCATCGTCTGCTGCTCATTGCGCTTTGCGCGTTGGCGGGTTTGACCGTCGGCGCGTTGGCGGCCCTGATCAACCCCCTCGTGCTCATCGGCCTCACGGTCACGGCGCCGTTAAGTCTCTGGCTGATCAGCAGCGTCCCGCGTGCTTTATTGGCGCTGGTGGTGGTGATTGGGCTGTTGCCTCGCTTCGCGCTGCCGGCGCGGCTGGGCTTTACGCCAACTTTTCTCGACCTGTCGCTGGTGGGGTTGGTCATCGCGTGGGCGATTCACCAGCTCGGCGCGCGGCGCGGCTTGCCGCTGCGCCGGACGCCGATCAGCCTGCCCGTGCTTTTGCTGACGCTCGTCGCGTTGGCCACCTTCATCATCGGCCTGCCGAACGGCGCGCTGACACCGCTTGTGCTGCGGCGTTTCGCCGAGCTGGTGCTCAGCCTGCTCATGTCGCTGCTCATCATCGCCGTATTGCGCGGTCTCTCGGCTCAGGAACAACTCGTTCGCTGGATGCTGTGGATCGGAGCGCTGTCGGCGGCGATCGGCATTGCGTTGTATGTGATCCCGGATGACCTGGCCATCCAGGCGTTGTCGGCGCTGCGGCCATTCGGTTATCCCACCGGCCCCGGCGTGCTGCGTTTCATCCGCGACGATCCGGCCTTGATGCAACGCGCGACCGGGCTTTGGATTGATCCGAATGCCTTCGGCGGCTATCTGCTGGTCACAGGGGCTTTGGGCCTGCCGCAGCTCTTTTCGCCCAGGCCGGTGATGCGTCGTGGATGGGTCGGTTTGTGTCTGCTGCTCATCGGCGGCGCGCTTGTGCTCACGGCGTCGCGCGGCGCAATGCTCGGCTTTGCCCTGGTCGTTGGGCTGATGGGCGTGCTGCGCTACCGGCGATTGTTGATCTTGTTGGCGATCGTGTTGACGCTGGCGCTTGTGTTGCCGCAAACGCGCGAATTGGTGCAGCACTTTGCGGAGGGATTCCAGGGACGCGATCTGGCGACCCAGATGCGGTTCGGCGAGTACAAAGATGCCCTGCGGTTGATCGAACGTTATCCGGCGCTTGGCGTCGGCTTTGTGGACGCGCCGGACGTTGATCTCTACATCGGCGTGTCCTCGATGTACTTACTGATTGCGCAGCAGATGGGGCTGCTTGGCGTGGCGATGTTTGCGAGTGTGATCGTCGCCCTGTTTTCAGGCGCCGCGCGCGCCTGGCCGGCGATGGCTCGCGATGCGCGCGCGGCCGCAGTGTTTCTGGGCGCGCATGGCGCAGTGGTTGGCGCGCTGTTCAGCGGCATTTTCGATCATTACTTCTTCAACATTGACTTTCACAACTCGGTCACATTGTTCTGGGTGATGATTGCATTGGCCGTAAGCAGCCAGCTTTTGAAGCAAGGGGAGACGGCTGCGGGGCGCTCTGATCCACTCGAGCCGGCAATCCGGCGTCTGTCAGGGTCGAGTGGGCCAGCCGTGGCTATGGGTGTAGCGCAGATTTGGGACCGTCCCGGCTGGCGGCGCTGA
- a CDS encoding ribokinase, with translation MIDILGLGATAVDHLIYVPSYPPPNVKSHVQRSERQCGGLTATALVAASRLGARCAYAGMLGRDDASQFVAETLQREGIDLSHLIVRDDAGPIRSTIIVGTDRGTRNIFPEHPAQCGAHPTLPPEPVIRNARVLFVDHVGIAGMIRAARIAREAGIPVVSDIERDLPGCRELLELVDHVVMSWDFARALTGAHSPEEGVCRLWTPGRALVAVTCGEDGCFFSDDGQVVSHQPAFSVQVVDTTGCGDVFHGAYCAALAKGMSAAERIRLASAAAALKATRTGGQAGAPTLAQTLRFLDAHN, from the coding sequence ATGATAGACATCCTCGGCCTGGGCGCCACCGCGGTCGATCACTTGATCTACGTGCCCAGCTATCCCCCCCCCAACGTCAAATCGCATGTTCAGCGCAGCGAGCGCCAGTGCGGCGGCCTGACGGCTACGGCGCTGGTGGCAGCGTCGCGGCTGGGGGCGCGCTGCGCCTACGCCGGCATGCTCGGTCGGGATGACGCCTCGCAGTTCGTCGCAGAGACGCTGCAGCGCGAGGGCATTGACCTATCACACCTCATCGTGCGTGACGACGCCGGCCCGATCCGCTCGACTATCATCGTTGGGACCGACCGCGGCACGCGCAACATCTTCCCCGAACATCCAGCGCAGTGCGGCGCGCACCCCACCCTGCCCCCAGAACCGGTGATCCGCAACGCGCGCGTGCTATTCGTGGACCACGTCGGCATCGCAGGCATGATCCGCGCAGCGCGCATCGCGCGTGAGGCCGGCATTCCCGTCGTCTCCGACATAGAGCGCGACTTGCCGGGCTGCCGCGAGCTGCTCGAACTGGTGGATCACGTCGTGATGAGCTGGGATTTTGCGCGGGCGCTCACCGGCGCTCATTCGCCGGAGGAAGGCGTCTGCCGACTATGGACGCCCGGGCGCGCGCTGGTAGCCGTGACTTGCGGAGAAGACGGCTGCTTCTTCAGCGATGACGGACAAGTCGTGAGCCATCAACCCGCTTTCTCCGTCCAAGTTGTAGACACGACGGGGTGTGGAGACGTGTTTCACGGCGCGTACTGCGCAGCGCTGGCCAAGGGAATGTCGGCCGCGGAACGCATCCGTCTCGCTTCCGCTGCGGCAGCATTGAAAGCGACGCGCACCGGCGGACAAGCCGGCGCGCCTACCCTGGCGCAGACGCTTCGGTTTCTCGACGCACACAACTAA
- a CDS encoding glycosyl transferase produces the protein MSPYLSVVIPAYNEAANILSGSLTAVHDYLCVQSYAYEIIVVDDGSTDETAALAEDFVAQHRNTRLIRNPHRGKAFTVTTGLRAATGQIVLFTDMDQATPIHETAKLLPWYERGYDVVIGSRGTYRRNAPLWRKFMSRSQMLLRQLILGFRDITDTQCGFKSFRGSAIGPILDHLHLYNFAHHTEVHGATVTAGFDVEMLFVAQRLGYRIKEVPVEWDYRHSRRVNLLRDSLRGVRELLEIRAADLRGAYQDPRLP, from the coding sequence ATGAGTCCTTATCTGTCTGTTGTGATCCCCGCTTACAACGAGGCTGCCAACATCCTATCTGGATCGCTGACCGCTGTGCACGACTACCTCTGTGTCCAATCCTACGCGTATGAAATTATCGTCGTTGACGACGGCAGCACCGACGAGACAGCAGCGCTGGCCGAGGATTTTGTGGCCCAGCACCGCAACACCCGCCTCATCCGCAATCCGCACCGCGGCAAAGCCTTCACCGTGACAACAGGCCTGCGCGCTGCAACCGGCCAGATCGTGCTGTTTACCGACATGGATCAGGCGACGCCGATACACGAGACGGCCAAACTGCTGCCGTGGTACGAGCGCGGCTACGACGTCGTCATCGGTTCGCGCGGGACCTACCGGCGCAATGCGCCGCTGTGGCGTAAATTCATGTCGCGCAGCCAAATGCTGCTGCGCCAACTGATACTTGGCTTTAGGGATATTACCGACACACAGTGCGGCTTCAAGTCCTTTCGCGGCAGCGCGATCGGCCCCATTCTGGATCATTTGCACCTCTACAACTTCGCCCACCACACCGAGGTGCATGGCGCAACCGTCACCGCCGGCTTTGACGTAGAGATGCTCTTCGTGGCCCAGCGACTCGGCTATCGCATCAAAGAGGTGCCGGTGGAATGGGACTATCGGCACTCGCGGCGCGTGAATCTGCTGCGGGACAGCTTGCGCGGCGTGCGCGAGTTGCTGGAGATTCGCGCAGCAGACCTACGCGGGGCGTATCAAGACCCACGACTCCCATGA